From the genome of Bos taurus isolate L1 Dominette 01449 registration number 42190680 breed Hereford chromosome 2, ARS-UCD2.0, whole genome shotgun sequence, one region includes:
- the CHRNA1 gene encoding acetylcholine receptor subunit alpha precursor — protein MEPRPLLLLLGLCSAGLVLGSEHETRLVAKLFEDYNSVVRPVEDHRQAVEVTVGLQLIQLINVDEVNQIVTTNVRLKQQWVDYNLKWNPDDYGGVKKIHIPSEKIWRPDLVLYNNADGDFAIVKFTKVLLDYTGHITWTPPAIFKSYCEIIVTHFPFDEQNCSMKLGTWTYDGSVVVINPESDQPDLSNFMESGEWVIKESRGWKHWVFYACCPSTPYLDITYHFVMQRLPLYFIVNVIIPCLLFSFLTGLVFYLPTDSGEKMTLSISVLLSLTVFLLVIVELIPSTSSAVPLIGKYMLFTMVFVIASIIITVIVINTHHRSPSTHVMPEWVRKVFIDTIPNIMFFSTMKRPSREKQDKKIFTEDIDISDISGKPGPPPMGFHSPLIKHPEVKSAIEGIKYIAETMKSDQESNNAAEEWKYVAMVMDHILLAVFMLVCIIGTLAVFAGRLIELNQQG, from the exons CTGGCCTCGTCCTGGGCTCCGAACATGAGACTCGTCTGGTGGCAAAGCTCTTTGAAGACTACAACAGCGTGGTACGGCCCGTGGAAGACCACCGCCAGGCCGTGGAGGTCACGGTGGGCCTGCAGCTGATACAGCTCATCAACGTG GATGAAGTAAATCAGATCGTGACAACCAATGTTCGTCTGAAACAG CAATGGGTGGATTACAACTTAAAATGGAATCCAGATGACTATGGTGGCGTGAAAAAAATTCACATTCCTTCGGAAAAGATCTGGCGCCCAGACCTCGTTCTTTATAACAA tgcagatggtgactttgcCATCGTCAAGTTCACCAAAGTGCTCCTGGACTACACTGGCCACATCACATGGACACCTCCTGCCATCTTTAAAAGCTACTGCGAGATCATCGTCACCCACTTTCCCTTTGACGAACAGAACTGCAGCATGAAGCTGGGCACCTGGACCTATGATGGCTCCGTGGTGGTCATCAACCCG GAGAGCGACCAGCCAGACCTGAGCAACTTCATGGAGAGCGGAGAATGGGTGATCAAGGAGTCGCGGGGCTGGAAGCACTGGGTGTTCTATGCGTGCTGCCCCTCCACCCCCTACCTGGACATCACCTACCACTTCGTCATGCAGCGCCTGCCCCTCTACTTCATCGTCAACGTCATCATCCCCTGCCTGCTCTTCTCCTTCTTGACCGGCCTAGTGTTCTACCTGCCCACAGACTCAG GAGAGAAGATGACCCTCAGCATCTCTGTCTTGCTGTCCCTGACCGTGTTCCTTCTGGTCATCGTGGAGCTGATCCCTTCCACCTCCAGCGCTGTGCCCTTGATTGGGAAGTACATGCTGTTCACCATGGTGTTTGTCATCGCATCCATCATCATCACCGTCATCGTCATCAACACACACCACCGCTCCCCCAGCACCCATGTCATGCCCGAGTGGGTGCGGAAG GTTTTTATCGACACTATCCCAAATATCATGTTCTTCTCCACGATGAAAAGGCcatccagagaaaaacaagacaaaaagattTTCACAGAAGACATCGATATTTCTGACATTTCTGGAAAACCAGGGCCTCCACCAATGGGTTTCCACTCTCCCCTGATCAAACACCCCGAGGTGAAAAGTGCCATTGAGGGCATCAAATACATTGCAGAGACCATGAAGTCAGACCAGGAGTCCAACAAC GCGGCTGAGGAATGGAAGTACGTTGCGATGGTGATGGACCACATTCTCCTGGCAGTCTTCATGCTCGTCTGCATCATCGGAACCCTGGCTGTGTTTGCAGGTCGGCTCATTGAATTAAATCAGCAAGGATGA